In Saccharomyces paradoxus chromosome IV, complete sequence, the DNA window AGCATTACCATATGTGACACTCTTCATAGAAAAGAGAGACCTGCAAAGTGTTTTGGCCAAGTACGGTTTTTAAGCACGAAAATTTGCATGAAACAAGAACTCAAATAGAGGATATACTCGCTGCCTTCCATTCTTGCCACTTCTATGTAAATAGTTACACGTAGGATTACGATACGGATcctgatgaaaatgatatcATTATAATAAATCTTCCATACAGGTTTCTTCCTCAGTAGTTAACCGATCAAAGTGCTCATCTAATGATAAAGGCTCATCGTTGTAAGTATCATCAAACTCAAGACCCTTGAAACTCGCTATTAACGAATTAACTGTATCTATAGGTATCTTATTTACAACtaattcttccaaaagCCTTACTGAATATGTATCAACCAATTCTAGATTGGTGTAACTAGTTAAATGCACACCGAGCCTTTCATGCAAAGGCGTCTGCGATAGCTGCCTCATTAGATACAACGAACATTTGCTATGGAAATTACTGCAGTACATCGAGTGAGTGGAGAAACCATTAAAAGGATTTTCTGCTGCCATTTCATGGCATAATGGGTACCCAcatattttgtttcctGTTCTTGCCCTAATAATATCCATATAAGACATTGGTGAAAGTAGCCGTGCAAGGTATTTTAATGTCTGTTCATTTTCGCAATATGATTCAGTGAGCATAGAAACTACGGCAGAATCAATCATTCGGGCTTCTGCCAAAGATAATTGCTCATGCAATTGATGTGGTAGTAAAATTACGTTTCGAATGAATGTAATAGTTATTATTTGCATTATGGCTTGCGTCGCTCTTACCTCCCTAGtatgaagaaaacgttTATGACTTTCTTAAGTATACTACGCTTTCCTTGAAatgatttcttttgttgttgatcCAATCTTAGtcattttcagaaattgGTCAGCACATCtctttttgtaaaatcGAGGAGACTTTCCATATCCTTTTCAATTACTTTTGATATCGAAAAAACGATTGTCAATGCTAAATGTTCGGCCAAGGCTTCCCCTAAAGCTTTTATCTTTACGAAATACTATATGATGTGTTTATCTCTGAAATTACATACTATGAAATTTTAATTTTGGCAAATAATTTGACACGCTACTTACTCTTGCAACCTTTTCGGAGGCATTAGCATCTTCAGTATGCAACTCATCCTTTGATTCTGTGGATGCTCGCGCAATATATCGTACGGTAATCCAAGGAACTTTGTCCTTTATATCTAGATCATcaacttcaatttcagagttgaagttttcaatgaaatttctttcatgAATATTGATGCTGGAGTTATATACCAAAAACTCATTTAATATGGACACCGTACTCCAATATGAGAACTTTCTCATACATGCCACAACTAGAGATATTATCAATTCCCCATTTGTACAGTGCATATAGCAGGGATAGTGTCTCTTATCGATAAGAAATTTAACGCATCGTACGACGACATCGTATTCAATGGGaactgttttctttttccttttgatCTTGGGTTTGGTCTTGTCTGCCTTTCTTTCGCTTTGACATTTTATGTGAATCGTCCTAATGTTGTTCTCTTCGCAAAACTTCACCATTAAAGGATCACTACTCAAAGGTTCAGGTGTCAATGATAGTATGTATTTCAGTCTAAGGGTCCTTAGAAATGAGAGATTGATCTCTCGTGGATAGGATCCTCTATATAAGTTTGGCTGGACTGTGGAAAATTGTAACGGAGCCACCAGGGACATTTTGATACATATAGCTTATTACAGATGTGTGAGCTTGGTATTCATAGTAATTGTGAAACCCATAGTATGCTGATACTCCTTTCCCTCTTCACAgaatctctttttttctttcgcacttttttttttggccttAGATCAAACAGCGGTGATTAATCATAAAAAGCACTTAGCAGAAGTCATgcagcaaaaaaagaatacaatATAAGGCTGTATAGCAAGTGGGAGCAATTGGTTGGACGGATTGAGACAAgatggaatttttttatgaagaACAGGTAGCTTCTATCGAAGATGATAAAACCAGCGACTCTCGTACTAAGGAGGTTGGATCAACAGAGCATAATGAAGACAACGAATTTCAGAGGCGAGATGACAAGACAAATGAGGCCTTCCAGAAGTTAGAAAAGGAAGTCAATAAGCGATACGAAAAGACTACAAATgcatttaaaaaattagtCGTCGAGAAAGACGACGGAATTGAAATCAACTTGCCAATTAGCAATGAAACTACAGAGGCTGCACAAAAGTATTTGAAGAAGCTAGACGAGAATATTCACAATGTTGAGAGTCTAGCCCAGTCATATTGGagcaaaatgaaaactaAAAACTTCTGGTCTGGCTTTAGTGGCGCTGATAATACAACGGACGATGACCACAATGACGAGGGAGAGAGCtcgaaagaaaatgaaattgcTGTAGGTGGAAATAGAACAGAAGCTGAGCTAAGGACATTATCTAGGGATAAATCGATTTATTTGGGCAATAAGTTGGATTTGAAACTGGAACCATTTGATGTGGACGAAAAAACTGAGGAAATATGTCTGATCTTACAGAACGACAAGGATATTTCCAAATTGATGAACGACATCGTGCCCCACCAAATCAGCTATAAAAATTTCTGGAACATCTATTTCttacaaagaaacaaaattcTAGATAAGGAAAgtaaaaggaaagaaatcCTGtccaagaaggaaaaggagacggaagagaaagaagttgaatgggacgatgaagatgaagatgaagacgaagaagtAGAAGCAGCGGATGATAACAAACCTGAAGGGGAGGCGAAAGTTGGTGTGACACAAAAGGAATTGAATTACGTTAACGGCCATGTTGACATCGCCGACAAGGATGaggacgatgatgatgatgactgGGAATAGGTGTTCTTTTCACATAAAAGATATATATGTAATGCTATTAATATTTACATACTTTTCATGACATATTATGGTAGAAAGAAACATCACCAATCCAAGAGATGCAGAGGAGGAAGACAAAATCTGGGCATTATCTCATCTTTATATCATTCCAATAAAAGTCCTTTTGTTACCGTTGAGATAAATCATTTATATTTAATACTTTGTCCTTAGATAGAACTACCGAAACATCAActtgaacaagaaagaaagtgTATAGACAATGGCTTTCCGTTCTTTGTTCAAATGAATCAAACACCGTAGACGCGgtgataaaataaaacgTATGCGTTAGAATTAATAGCATCGGTTTTGTTTTTGACAGGTTTATATTTGGTATCATCAAAATATAGCCATCCCTTCTTTAATCCCTTTTTCACATAGGCTGTATAATGGCCACCATATAAAGTACCGAAGTGGCATGCTACACCATACAACTCGTACTTAAAAGGCGGTATTTGCCCCCTTATTGGcaattcatcatcattaacACCTGGAGGAAAAACACCGTCAAAATCATTGGCCCAAAATGGAGTCAAGTCCAACAAAAACGGATACCTAACGAAgtcattatttttgtttagTAAATTATCAAATCTCTTTAAATGGACTATCAGATTCCTCGGTAGTCTTGTCACCGTCAATTGCTTCGTGGAAGGctgtctttttttacaatGCGGGCACAACCATTGCTCGTCCACCTCCAAGTTCTCACATTTAGTGAACTCTTTAAAACAATCTTCAATGgtgattttattttgggaattttttttgggaaTAGGGATTGACAGCACTGTAAAAGGTTGATATGTTGTCGAAGTATGACTACAAACTTTACATTTTAGTCGTGATGCATATTGTCCCTGGAATAAGTCGACAATAACACTGAAATCGGTAGTCAAGAACCGTTCCCACTCTATTGAAGAGGCAATTCTCAGAGACAGTTTTTCCCTTCTCGCCTCAGCCTCTTGAGAAAGTTCCTTCAAAGGTGGGTTCGAACCGCACTGGTTCAAATCTTCATGAAGACCATCTAGGAGAAATTGGCAAAATTCTTGACAGTCCTGTTGAGATGCAGTTTTAAATAATGAGTTAACGGATCCACATGCCaatttaaattttattgGTGATatggaaattttcttcgaaCCATCATCTTGTTCCTTATACATCATGTGAACCAACCTCGCAAAGTACTTCGCCAATATACCCTTCGATCCCAACTTACTATTAATATTGATGTGTTTGGCATATGAGTCgtccaaaaaaatttgtgtTAATTCGTGTGTACCTAAGATGCATTGAATAATACAGTTCATGTAACACGAATTTCCTAGATTCTCCAAGCCAACCGCGAAATCAAGGTCATAATTATGAGAAGAAGTTGGTGTAACATCGGTATGATCTAGAGAGCTGTTATTAGAAAAGGATAGACACGAGGGTAGGATAGTAGAAGTGGCAGAATTGTGACCATTAGAGTTCATATTCAGGTTCATACTAATTGTTTGCGGGAAGCGTTGTAACTTCGGTGTGGCACTTCTTGACGGAGAAGTGATGGCCCTTGTATTGATAGGAGTTATGTGAGCGAAAGAATTGTGATTCAACTGTTCTCTTTGATTTGTCATAAAATCTGTCTCAATGTTTTTCCAAAGGTGTGGCGTTTCTGGATAATTAATTGGCAGTGAATCACATTTAATCGGATCAGGCGAATGTAGGGGCAAAGGCGATGGCGAACTCGATATGGATAACGAAGATATGGAAtataaatttaaatttgGATTCTTCGGGTTAGGGGACGTGTAGTTTGAGAACAGTTTTTTAAAACTTGAAGATCTTTTTAGTACATGATCACTTTCTGACcgctgttgttgctgttgttgaaGATGGTTTAATGGGGTGGGCGCAACCAgcatttctttcattgaGTCATCCATTGAATGTCTTATACTGGGAGACATCTTAGGTAGATGCTGTAGACTCAGACCAGAAGTATTACCATTAACATAAACGCTATCATCTTTAACGTTGTTATTTGCTGgaaaagatgatgatacTTGGCTCCCATGATTTGACTTCCTCCAACCTGAAAAACCAGATTCcagaatgaaaattttggtaAAGTCGTCCGATATTGGTTTCTCAAAGGAATGGTTCACCAGAATATCCAACAAGACAGATTGTTGCTTGATATTGTATTCGTTTGAGTCAGTATAGAGAATGATaaacttgaaaagatttctaCTTTGAAACAGTTTAATCTCATCATTAGGAGAAGTAATTAACgattttttctctaaatCATGATCAGAGTATGACattttaaaagaaataggCTCCAGgcaaataatatttttcgTACCAATATGAGACTTGTTGAATTCCAATCTTGATCGTATATCTATCAGTAGTGTCTCCATTTGGGATGAAGTAGAATTGcttgatgaaattattagGGAATTTAGTTGGTCGGGAGTGATATAAGAACCCGTTCTCATCATACCACATTCTTCTTGCTCATGGTTCAGTTTTGTTTGCCTTATGGAAGActtgataaaattttttatttttgcgATGTTTTCGTCTTTTAATAAAGTTTCCAGTAAAGTATTGTAAATGTTCATCAGTTGAAATTCATTAGTATTGTTATTGCTATTGCCATCATTAGTCGAGCCCTTGTGTAGTTTGATCTTTGCGAATTCATTTAAATGAGGGATGTTGGTTGTTACAATAATGTGAATCATCTTGTAGTAAATATAATTTAATTGAATAATCATATCGGAATTTGAATTAATCATTGCACCCTTATTTCGACAagatataatatttttgatatccTTCGAGTTTTTCTTATAGATAGACAGGATATCGATGCATTTATCTAGAAGACTGCTCAAATCTCGGTTTTTTGCCTCACCACTTATGATGAATTCGTTAATTTTAGTCTCCGCAATAGCGGTTAGTTGTACTATCGTAAGGTATTTCGATCGGTGACGAATACCCTCATCCCTTATGGTGctaataatattttgctCCATAATTTAAACATGTATCAAATATTacaaaaactttttgaagcCTGCACACTCAGTGGAAAGTGTGTCTCATACtactgaaaagaaatacacGATAATACACGTATCATATAacatccttttttttttttttttttttaatattttctggGCTTTTACTAATACAAGGGCCTTAGCCATTCGCTAAACGTAATGAACGATAtcgaaaaaagagaaagataGAATAATGTGTAagcaaataaataatagtTATCGTTTTGCActtatatagatattaaTAAATGACATGGCATGATTAAATACGATAGGATCAGGGAGAGAATATAAATATGTGTACGACAGGAAGTATGTGTATATGAGTTTGCGCCAGGAGTTTCTCAATAAACACCGTCATCTGGCCTGTTTTGTTCGATTCTAGCGTCATCtcccttctttttcaaatcttccaTTCCAGGTTGCTTATAATCTGGATTTTTTCCGTGCTCCAATGTGTCCAGTTTCTCCTTGTTGCTATCAAACAAACcctgttcttttttttcagcttcatcTTGATTGTTCTTTAAATGAGGAAAGGAGGCTCTGGCGGCGATGGAGAAGGGCGCCCTTGATGATTTACAAATCAATTGTCTTGGTGTACGTAAAAGAGTGGCTCTTaacatttcaaaaatattcgtgtgtatatatatgtatgtatagATATGATATTGTGGACTATCCGAAGCAACGTAGAGTTAAGAAATTGAGATTAAAAAATCGTGGGGCGATGCAAAGATCATATTCAACTAGTCAAATCATGAGTCCTTTATATACACATGTGATTTAAGGGCGTTCTCAGATTCTCTACAGGAAGAAGGGGTTAACACAAGAATAAGCCCTTATAGTTAAGGTATCcttaaaaaaggaaagaactACGCAAATCTCCTCAAGAACTAAAAAGCACCCATTCACCGGAATTAGGCTGTGATTTCTCAAAAATGGATTCAAGAACGTAGAGTAGCAGTAGTAGTAGTGCTTGGcagtttaaaaaaatacaaacTATTATATGTAGTTATTTATAAATCGAAATTTGTAAGGAGCGTTAAACTAATGATCTAGTTGTCGTATTCTTCCTTAATTAGTTCTCTTTCCATATCGATCCATTTCTGTTCTGCGAAGTTCTTGTCCTTAGCAACGTTGGTGTTTTCAGCAATGATTTTGAATCCAACCCTTTCATAAAATGGTATCAATGGTTCGTGGGCAATCAGAACAATTTTATTACCAATTTCCTGATTACTCAGTTTTTGAATGTAATCAGTTAATAGTAAAGTAGCaagattcttcttctgataTTCTGGTTTGATTACGACAGAGTGGATACCAATATGATTACTAGATTCCACTTGTAATTTGCCCATGCTTTCGACAGTAATGTATTCATGAGGTATCTTGGTACCCATAATATGTCCAATTAGCGTCTCCTTTTTAACTTCTTTGCCCTCGATCTCTCTGATGAAAAGACCTGAACACAGTTCTGGACAATTGATCAAACGAAAGCTGATAATTTCCTCTGAAGCTCTTTCATTTGGTGGGAAACCTTGGCtttccaaattcaaaatctgtTCTAAATCCTCAATGATTAAGGGCCTAATATACATATGAAGCGGTAGCGTACTATTTGAGGAGGCcatttttgactttttATCTGATCGTAATATACTGGTGTTATCTTTTCCCGAGAAAAGTATCCTGATGTctaattcttttcaatCTTGTTTgtgctattttttcttacaaTAACTTGCTCCCGTTTCTTGCCTGGTGGGATATTTGTCGttctttcattgtttttCCAGTTTTGTCCGTTCAAAACTATTCTTTTCTATGgactaaaaaaaactaaaagcAAGCCGATTTCAGGTTAACCCttgattaaaaaaaaaaagcatgCATAATACtaatatattattaaaaaaaagcgaTTCTATATTATTTTAGTTCACCGAATTACTTTATTATAATATGACGGCCTAGAGTCTATGCCAATGGATCAAAAAACCATTCCATCTTGGTGCCACAAAATACTCTCATGCCAAAAGTGCGAGCTTCGTTTCTTGTATCCACTTTGTCGCCTAACCTTATATGAATCCAGTTTTTTAAAACTTTTGGTTGTAAAACAAACCAGTTTATGATGATGAAACTTGTCATCGCATACAAAACACCAACGAAAAGGTCGAATCTGTAATGGTGATCCAAATACATGGTGGCCCACCATTGTAGTATTATATAGAAGACGGCCCAGAATTTTGGTATAAAACCTTCGTTGACTATTTTAAAAATCCATTTGTTTGTGAATTCTGTATCTTCGTCGTATAAATGGACAAACTGGAGTGGCTTCTTATTGCCATTACTATTAATAATGTTTCCGCTGCCGTTGCTGATGCTTCTTTCATTACTGGATACAGTCAAGGACGATGAAGGAGAGGAGGACCGTTCATTTAAGATATCTACAGGCTCAACGGTACCCAATGGTTCCATTTCTAGGTCATTAGGGCCGATTGTGGGTGGTGTACTATTGTCACCGTCATCTTCGCTGTCTTCTTCGCTCAACTTGAAAGTAGAAGAATCATTATTTTGCATTGTCAAACCTCCCACATTGGAAAATCTGTGTTTTAAGCTAGTGGATCTTGAAATCAAGAACAGGAAACATTGGAACGCGATGGCGGAGTGCAGTGAGGGAACAGCACCAAACACAATAGGAGACATGTGAAAACCCTTCGTGTTCAAATGAGTACCCAAATGGCTATCCACTCTTATCAAACCGGCAGCAAACCCTTCCTGGGTGTAATTAACATGCTCGGTATCGTCAATACCGTACAAATGAGTAAACCATGGGGAGGCCATTGGAACAAGCAGGTGAGTAAAGACGCCCGCTATATTTTGCAACCCTAGGGCAAAACTGAAGCATTTTAAAGTCCCCGGTGGTTGGAAGACGTATAAGTATACGGCGGTTAAAATTGGGGCCGTCAAATGTAGGATGACATAAGAGAACCAAGCCAGCAGATCCTTGGTCTTAGTGAAGTTTGCATCCGACTGGTAGGCAAAGAAATGATCAATATTAAGCATAACAAATGTAAACAGAGGCAGGGCAAACGGTATGAAAATTGTCCGAAACCTCTTTTGGATCGGCCGCTGCTTGCGCTTACAGgggtaatgaaaaatatttgcgAACCACTCTAACAGATTATAGTTAACGTGCTTAACGTAATAGATATAGTACCAGATGGCAAGGGGAATGCATATCAGAAATGCTAAAAGAAATGCAGAAGATGATAAGAACGACCAAAAAAACAACTTGGAGCTGTTATCGGGCAATTGGACAGTAAGTTCATGCCAATAGTCCCCAAAGAGAAATTGATCAGCGAAAAAAGCGAACTTGCTGTGAATGCCAGGCCTGATCTCAGTGGGTATCAGACCAGCGTGCTTGAATATAGACAGCCAAATAAATACCGGTGCGAAGTTAAGCGTGAAGTTGAACGGCAGGGTTATCAGGTTCCGTTGGTTCAAACTTGCATTATACATGTTTCTGACGAATGTCGCCAGAGAAAATATGACATTCATGCTTTCTTAGACGTTGAAAGAATTCTGATGGTTCTTAGCAGAAACGGTAACGCGCGATCAGTAGAACAAAGACACTGTTGGGGTGGCGATGAAGAAATAGCAATGTTTCTAGGAAAGACTatgctttatttttcttttttttttacttttgtACAGGTAGCGGTTGCTCTTCTATTGTTAAGGATTTT includes these proteins:
- the RTR2 gene encoding putative protein-serine/threonine phosphatase (similar to YDR066C), giving the protein MQIITITFIRNVILLPHQLHEQLSLAEARMIDSAVVSMLTESYCENEQTLKYLARLLSPMSYMDIIRARTGNKICGYPLCHEMAAENPFNGFSTHSMYCSNFHSKCSLYLMRQLSQTPLHERLGVHLTSYTNLELVDTYSVRLLEELVVNKIPIDTVNSLIASFKGLEFDDTYNDEPLSLDEHFDRLTTEEETCMEDLL
- the OCA6 gene encoding protein-tyrosine-phosphatase (Cytoplasmic protein required for replication of Brome mosaic virus~similar to YDR067C) is translated as MSLVAPLQFSTVQPNLYRGSYPREINLSFLRTLRLKYILSLTPEPLSSDPLMVKFCEENNIRTIHIKCQSERKADKTKPKIKRKKKTVPIEYDVVVRCVKFLIDKRHYPCYMHCTNGELIISLVVACMRKFSYWSTVSILNEFLVYNSSINIHERNFIENFNSEIEVDDLDIKDKVPWITVRYIARASTESKDELHTEDANASEKVARVSSVSNYLPKLKFHSM
- the DOS2 gene encoding Dos2p (similar to YDR068W) produces the protein MEFFYEEQVASIEDDKTSDSRTKEVGSTEHNEDNEFQRRDDKTNEAFQKLEKEVNKRYEKTTNAFKKLVVEKDDGIEINLPISNETTEAAQKYLKKLDENIHNVESLAQSYWSKMKTKNFWSGFSGADNTTDDDHNDEGESSKENEIAVGGNRTEAELRTLSRDKSIYLGNKLDLKLEPFDVDEKTEEICLILQNDKDISKLMNDIVPHQISYKNFWNIYFLQRNKILDKESKRKEILSKKEKETEEKEVEWDDEDEDEDEEVEAADDNKPEGEAKVGVTQKELNYVNGHVDIADKDEDDDDDDWE
- the DOA4 gene encoding ubiquitin-specific protease DOA4 (Ubiquitin hydrolase~similar to YDR069C), which gives rise to MEQNIISTIRDEGIRHRSKYLTIVQLTAIAETKINEFIISGEAKNRDLSSLLDKCIDILSIYKKNSKDIKNIISCRNKGAMINSNSDMIIQLNYIYYKMIHIIVTTNIPHLNEFAKIKLHKGSTNDGNSNNNTNEFQLMNIYNTLLETLLKDENIAKIKNFIKSSIRQTKLNHEQEECGMMRTGSYITPDQLNSLIISSSNSTSSQMETLLIDIRSRLEFNKSHIGTKNIICLEPISFKMSYSDHDLEKKSLITSPNDEIKLFQSRNLFKFIILYTDSNEYNIKQQSVLLDILVNHSFEKPISDDFTKIFILESGFSGWRKSNHGSQVSSSFPANNNVKDDSVYVNGNTSGLSLQHLPKMSPSIRHSMDDSMKEMLVAPTPLNHLQQQQQQRSESDHVLKRSSSFKKLFSNYTSPNPKNPNLNLYSISSLSISSSPSPLPLHSPDPIKCDSLPINYPETPHLWKNIETDFMTNQREQLNHNSFAHITPINTRAITSPSRSATPKLQRFPQTISMNLNMNSNGHNSATSTILPSCLSFSNNSSLDHTDVTPTSSHNYDLDFAVGLENLGNSCYMNCIIQCILGTHELTQIFLDDSYAKHININSKLGSKGILAKYFARLVHMMYKEQDDGSKKISISPIKFKLACGSVNSLFKTASQQDCQEFCQFLLDGLHEDLNQCGSNPPLKELSQEAEARREKLSLRIASSIEWERFLTTDFSVIVDLFQGQYASRLKCKVCSHTSTTYQPFTVLSIPIPKKNSQNKITIEDCFKEFTKCENLEVDEQWLCPHCKKRQPSTKQLTVTRLPRNLIVHLKRFDNLLNKNNDFVRYPFLLDLTPFWANDFDGVFPPGVNDDELPIRGQIPPFKYELYGVACHFGTLYGGHYTAYVKKGLKKGWLYFDDTKYKPVKNKTDAINSNAYVLFYHRVYGV
- the FMP16 gene encoding Fmp16p (similar to YDR070C); translated protein: MLRATLLRTPRQLICKSSRAPFSIAARASFPHLKNNQDEAEKKEQGLFDSNKEKLDTLEHGKNPDYKQPGMEDLKKKGDDARIEQNRPDDGVY
- the PAA1 gene encoding polyamine acetyltransferase (Polyamine acetyltransferase~similar to YDR071C), giving the protein MASSNSTLPLHMYIRPLIIEDLEQILNLESQGFPPNERASEEIISFRLINCPELCSGLFIREIEGKEVKKETLIGHIMGTKIPHEYITVESMGKLQVESSNHIGIHSVVIKPEYQKKNLATLLLTDYIQKLSNQEIGNKIVLIAHEPLIPFYERVGFKIIAENTNVAKDKNFAEQKWIDMERELIKEEYDN
- the IPT1 gene encoding inositolphosphotransferase (Inositolphosphotransferase~similar to YDR072C); this encodes MNVIFSLATFVRNMYNASLNQRNLITLPFNFTLNFAPVFIWLSIFKHAGLIPTEIRPGIHSKFAFFADQFLFGDYWHELTVQLPDNSSKLFFWSFLSSSAFLLAFLICIPLAIWYYIYYVKHVNYNLLEWFANIFHYPCKRKQRPIQKRFRTIFIPFALPLFTFVMLNIDHFFAYQSDANFTKTKDLLAWFSYVILHLTAPILTAVYLYVFQPPGTLKCFSFALGLQNIAGVFTHLLVPMASPWFTHLYGIDDTEHVNYTQEGFAAGLIRVDSHLGTHLNTKGFHMSPIVFGAVPSLHSAIAFQCFLFLISRSTSLKHRFSNVGGLTMQNNDSSTFKLSEEDSEDDGDNSTPPTIGPNDLEMEPLGTVEPVDILNERSSSPSSSLTVSSNERSISNGSGNIINSNGNKKPLQFVHLYDEDTEFTNKWIFKIVNEGFIPKFWAVFYIILQWWATMYLDHHYRFDLFVGVLYAMTSFIIINWFVLQPKVLKNWIHIRLGDKVDTRNEARTFGMRVFCGTKMEWFFDPLA